One Candidatus Delongbacteria bacterium DNA segment encodes these proteins:
- a CDS encoding response regulator translates to MAKILVVDDDKDLRETLVQFLEIFDHSVDQAINGKNALEIFKENKYDCIISDIQMPVMNGIEFLENLKKIDKIVPVILLTGVKDLSIAIDSMKLGAHDYLVKPFELDVMKGSIAKALYIRDLKLSNIKLAEENRIYQKNLESLIHKRTIQLEEAVYGSLAILAQSVELKDPYTRGHSERVRAISMDIGRELGLPSTELDILSYGSILHDIGKIGIKDDVLLKEGKLTQEEYNYIMSHPQIGADLVKEIKFFEPVIGCIRFHHEKYNGEGYPQGLKGEDIPLLARIISVADTFDAMTSTRPYRKALSIEKAVSILIDLKNSQLDGYIVDIFVDRKIYLNNYSDIGKTNTIIQNSAELKSLLRKSHDFETFSIKPHKPINYDVLE, encoded by the coding sequence ATGGCAAAAATTCTTGTTGTTGATGATGATAAAGATTTGAGAGAAACTCTAGTACAATTTCTGGAGATTTTCGATCATAGTGTTGATCAGGCCATCAACGGGAAAAACGCTTTAGAAATTTTTAAAGAAAATAAATATGATTGTATAATAAGCGATATTCAAATGCCTGTTATGAATGGCATTGAATTCCTTGAAAATTTGAAAAAGATAGATAAAATTGTTCCAGTTATTTTGCTAACTGGCGTTAAAGATCTGAGTATAGCAATAGACTCAATGAAGCTTGGTGCTCATGATTATCTGGTTAAGCCATTTGAACTTGATGTGATGAAAGGATCAATTGCTAAGGCTCTGTATATCCGTGATTTGAAATTATCAAATATAAAACTAGCCGAAGAAAACAGGATTTATCAGAAAAATTTGGAATCTTTAATACATAAACGAACAATTCAATTGGAAGAAGCTGTCTATGGTTCTCTTGCAATTTTAGCTCAAAGTGTTGAATTAAAAGATCCATACACCAGAGGTCATAGCGAGAGAGTAAGAGCAATTAGCATGGATATTGGTAGAGAACTTGGTTTGCCATCCACCGAGCTTGATATTCTTAGTTATGGATCAATTCTTCATGATATAGGTAAAATTGGAATTAAAGATGACGTATTGCTCAAAGAAGGAAAATTAACCCAAGAAGAATATAATTACATAATGTCTCATCCTCAGATTGGTGCAGATCTTGTGAAGGAAATTAAATTTTTTGAACCAGTTATAGGTTGCATCAGATTTCATCACGAAAAGTATAATGGGGAAGGATATCCCCAAGGATTAAAAGGTGAAGACATTCCCCTTTTAGCAAGAATTATTTCTGTTGCCGATACATTTGATGCTATGACAAGTACTCGTCCTTACAGAAAAGCACTCAGCATAGAAAAAGCTGTTTCAATTTTAATCGATTTAAAAAATTCTCAACTTGATGGATATATTGTAGATATTTTTGTTGATAGGAAAATATATCTGAACAATTACTCTGATATCGGCAAGACTAATACAATTATTCAAAATTCTGCTGAGTTAAAATCACTCTTGAGAAAAAGTCATGATTTTGAAACCTTTAGTATCAAACCTCATAAACCTATAAATTACGATGTATTAGAATGA
- a CDS encoding DUF4159 domain-containing protein codes for MKLVLIFFTLTCYLFSSDFTIARLKYDGGDWYSDPTSLTNLLKFTNQNSDLKCSDREVVCDVTEDEVFNYPYLYMTGHGDIKLNKNQIKAIRKHLLNGGFLHADDNYGMDKPFRALVKKIFPDMELTTVPFDHPIYNILFDFPKGLPKIHEHDNKKPEGLGIFHNGRLVLFYSYECDLGDGWEDKEVHNDSDKKRIAALKMGANLIYYFINS; via the coding sequence ATGAAATTAGTATTAATATTTTTTACTCTGACTTGCTATCTGTTTTCATCAGATTTTACCATTGCAAGATTAAAATATGATGGAGGAGACTGGTATTCAGATCCGACTTCACTTACAAACTTACTTAAATTTACCAATCAAAACAGCGATTTAAAATGTTCTGACAGGGAAGTTGTATGTGATGTTACTGAAGATGAGGTTTTCAATTATCCGTACCTGTATATGACAGGTCATGGTGATATCAAGTTAAATAAAAATCAAATCAAAGCCATTAGAAAGCATCTTCTAAATGGTGGATTCCTTCACGCTGATGATAATTATGGTATGGATAAACCATTCAGGGCACTAGTAAAAAAGATATTTCCAGATATGGAGTTAACGACAGTTCCCTTTGATCATCCTATCTACAATATTTTGTTTGATTTTCCGAAAGGGTTACCAAAAATTCATGAACACGACAACAAAAAACCTGAGGGTTTGGGGATTTTTCACAATGGTCGATTAGTGCTTTTTTATTCATATGAGTGTGATCTGGGTGATGGTTGGGAAGATAAAGAGGTTCATAATGACAGCGATAAAAAAAGAATTGCTGCATTAAAAATGGGTGCAAACTTAATTTATTATTTTATTAATAGCTAG
- a CDS encoding RNA methyltransferase, translating into MKTIFNKELTILKSLKQKKFRNIHGLFIVEGIKPVFDMLNNHSEVFPEMIVLDENKIKIFENETKIKSLDEIVYTTKQFDKLTDMENSEGILSVYKIPKFVETVNSNHKKVLLLDEISDPGNMGTLIRTAAWFGIDLIVLFGNCTDIYSPKCVRSSMGQIFQVDFIKIDDAFVVSSLFESYHKIGTFLDLPVGNNKNKKIHKLLLMIGNEAHGLNQNFKEVIDENFLIEGSGKTESLNATIAASICMYKFFSSR; encoded by the coding sequence ATGAAAACGATATTTAATAAAGAACTTACGATTTTAAAATCTTTGAAGCAAAAGAAGTTTAGGAATATACATGGTTTGTTTATCGTTGAAGGGATTAAACCAGTATTTGACATGCTAAATAATCATTCTGAAGTGTTTCCGGAGATGATAGTTTTGGATGAAAATAAAATTAAAATTTTTGAAAACGAAACAAAGATAAAATCTCTTGATGAAATAGTTTATACAACCAAGCAATTTGATAAGTTAACTGATATGGAGAACTCTGAAGGTATTTTATCAGTCTATAAAATTCCTAAATTTGTCGAAACGGTTAATAGTAATCATAAAAAGGTACTTTTATTGGACGAAATTAGTGACCCAGGAAATATGGGGACACTTATAAGGACTGCAGCTTGGTTTGGTATTGATCTGATTGTACTATTTGGCAATTGTACTGATATCTATTCTCCGAAATGCGTGAGAAGTAGTATGGGACAGATTTTTCAAGTTGACTTTATAAAAATAGATGATGCTTTCGTAGTTTCATCTTTGTTTGAGTCATATCATAAAATAGGAACTTTTTTAGATTTACCTGTTGGAAATAATAAGAACAAAAAGATTCATAAGTTATTATTGATGATAGGAAATGAAGCTCATGGGCTTAATCAAAATTTTAAAGAAGTTATTGATGAGAATTTCTTGATTGAAGGTTCAGGGAAAACAGAATCATTAAATGCTACTATTGCTGCTTCAATTTGTATGTATAAATTTTTTAGTTCTAGATAA
- a CDS encoding sigma-54-dependent Fis family transcriptional regulator, with product MDKLLIVDDNFEIISSLRIILNKKYDLTFASDVSTAKLKLNSTMFDTALLDVDLPDGSGLEILDWIKTNSKSTDVIMMSGVATANDAFKAVKKGAYDFIDKPISEDKLFIALNNLSERRRLIKYAEQKSGVNFLTSNSGVKNLLAETEKIAESSLNVLITGESGTGKEILAEFIHSKSKRALKPFVKVNCAAIPDTLFESEFFGHKQGAFTGAFKDKKGKFELANYGTIFLDEIGELPMNQQTKLLRVLEDNEFSMLGSEKSIKVDVRVISATNRDLHKMIIDGTFREDLFYRINVVNFHLPELSERKEDIPLLANFFLSKISESENLPEKIISDDGQEYLTTLNFKGNIRELKNLINKIFFVTSGSIITKDDLVLITKSFSKNLYTDSDEFSLFEETMPFNIMKRELEKKYIYTQLKKHEFNVSATALSLKMLPNNLFRKIKDLGISI from the coding sequence ATGGATAAATTACTGATAGTTGACGATAATTTTGAGATAATCTCTTCCTTGAGAATTATCCTAAATAAAAAATATGATTTAACATTTGCTTCAGATGTATCAACTGCGAAGCTAAAATTGAATTCAACAATGTTTGATACAGCATTACTTGACGTTGATTTACCTGATGGTTCTGGGCTTGAAATTCTGGATTGGATAAAAACAAATTCTAAATCAACTGATGTGATTATGATGAGTGGAGTAGCAACAGCAAATGATGCATTTAAGGCAGTAAAAAAAGGTGCTTATGATTTTATAGACAAACCAATTTCTGAAGATAAACTTTTTATAGCTCTTAACAATCTATCAGAAAGAAGAAGACTTATTAAATATGCTGAGCAAAAATCAGGTGTAAATTTTCTGACCAGTAATTCAGGTGTAAAAAATCTTTTAGCTGAAACAGAAAAAATTGCAGAATCCTCTTTAAATGTATTAATCACAGGAGAGAGTGGAACGGGAAAGGAGATTTTAGCTGAGTTTATCCATTCAAAAAGTAAACGAGCATTAAAACCATTTGTTAAAGTTAATTGTGCAGCGATACCTGACACATTGTTTGAGTCAGAATTTTTTGGTCACAAACAAGGTGCTTTTACTGGAGCTTTCAAAGATAAAAAAGGAAAATTTGAACTAGCAAATTACGGTACAATTTTCCTTGATGAAATTGGCGAATTACCAATGAATCAACAGACAAAATTATTGAGAGTTTTAGAAGATAATGAATTTTCAATGCTTGGATCTGAAAAAAGTATAAAAGTGGATGTCAGAGTTATTTCTGCAACAAATCGAGATTTACATAAAATGATTATCGATGGAACATTTAGAGAGGACCTTTTTTACAGAATAAATGTTGTTAACTTTCACTTACCAGAACTATCTGAAAGAAAGGAAGATATTCCATTATTGGCCAATTTTTTCTTATCGAAAATTTCAGAGTCAGAAAATTTACCTGAAAAAATTATTAGTGATGATGGGCAGGAATATTTAACAACCTTAAATTTCAAGGGTAATATTAGAGAGTTAAAAAATCTAATAAATAAAATTTTTTTTGTAACTTCAGGTTCAATTATTACCAAAGATGATTTAGTTTTAATAACTAAATCATTTTCCAAAAATTTATATACTGATTCAGATGAGTTTTCCTTATTTGAAGAAACAATGCCTTTCAACATCATGAAAAGAGAATTGGAAAAAAAATATATATACACCCAATTAAAAAAGCATGAATTTAATGTCTCTGCAACTGCTTTATCACTTAAAATGTTACCGAACAATCTTTTTAGAAAAATAAAAGATTTAGGTATATCAATCTGA
- a CDS encoding HAMP domain-containing histidine kinase, with product MKIKNKLLIYIISIQIFTVFMFIFLTVDYIDKSFEFTKLTNFKRVMDNEIILFAKAEESLTQPEKDEFRNSYRDLLQEYAQKETLGEDVINKLVVKVVVTLVIVLVISMSMLFFFASDIVKPIQKLIKTMKFAKKGRIEIVEEKDLKFSEVQLLYDTYKELMTEIDEYQKKIAEKSEIDGWVTMSRAIVHELNNFLMPVGNYISRIENRIDEISFRDENICENFDNLKRAYSQSKAIISSLRSFYKSGSSEKEDTNIYEELKFLCDGFNIEFSSCSYCRDTNISLSKLELNHVMVNLIKNAKDAVEDILNKQIKIELQKNHDNMIISIKDNGLGIDEDKIPLIFNPGYSNKKNGLGFGLSLVKKICTENNWQISIESIKDFGTTFKLKIKI from the coding sequence ATGAAGATTAAGAATAAATTGCTAATATACATAATTAGTATACAAATATTTACCGTTTTCATGTTTATTTTTTTAACTGTAGACTATATTGACAAGAGTTTTGAATTTACAAAGTTAACGAATTTTAAAAGAGTAATGGATAATGAAATAATTCTTTTTGCAAAAGCAGAAGAGTCGCTAACTCAACCGGAGAAGGACGAGTTTAGAAACTCTTACAGAGATCTCCTACAAGAATATGCTCAGAAAGAAACTTTGGGCGAAGATGTAATTAATAAATTAGTTGTCAAAGTAGTTGTAACCTTAGTAATTGTTCTAGTTATTTCAATGAGTATGCTCTTCTTTTTTGCTTCTGATATTGTTAAACCAATACAAAAATTGATAAAAACAATGAAGTTTGCTAAAAAAGGTAGGATAGAAATAGTTGAAGAAAAAGATCTTAAATTTTCTGAAGTTCAACTTCTATATGATACATACAAAGAATTAATGACTGAAATTGATGAGTATCAAAAAAAAATAGCAGAAAAAAGCGAAATAGATGGATGGGTGACTATGTCAAGGGCAATTGTTCATGAATTGAATAATTTTCTAATGCCTGTTGGTAATTATATTTCAAGAATAGAGAATCGTATTGATGAGATAAGTTTTAGAGATGAGAACATTTGTGAAAATTTTGATAATCTAAAACGAGCATACAGTCAATCTAAAGCTATCATCAGCAGTTTAAGAAGTTTTTACAAATCTGGAAGTTCTGAAAAAGAAGATACCAATATCTATGAAGAATTGAAATTTTTATGTGATGGCTTTAACATCGAGTTCTCTAGCTGTTCATACTGTAGAGATACAAATATAAGTCTAAGTAAACTTGAGTTGAATCACGTCATGGTTAATTTAATAAAAAATGCCAAAGATGCTGTGGAAGATATTTTAAACAAGCAGATAAAAATAGAACTTCAGAAGAATCATGATAATATGATTATCTCAATAAAGGATAATGGTTTAGGCATAGACGAGGATAAAATTCCACTTATTTTTAATCCAGGTTACTCAAATAAAAAAAATGGACTTGGTTTTGGATTATCTCTAGTAAAAAAGATATGCACAGAAAATAATTGGCAAATATCTATAGAATCAATCAAAGATTTTGGGACTACCTTTAAATTGAAAATTAAGATATAG
- a CDS encoding ATP-dependent Clp protease adaptor ClpS codes for MSKRYGYQTEENDQTKDFIYEPEEYKVLLLNDDYTTMEFVIQILMELFHKSIEEANAIMMSVHKNGSGICGIYVKEIAETKVMQVKSLAKTNGFPLRATMERV; via the coding sequence ATGAGTAAGAGATATGGCTATCAAACTGAAGAGAATGATCAAACAAAAGATTTTATCTATGAACCAGAAGAATACAAAGTTCTCTTACTTAATGACGACTATACAACTATGGAATTTGTAATTCAGATTTTGATGGAGCTTTTTCATAAAAGTATTGAAGAAGCAAATGCAATCATGATGTCAGTTCATAAAAATGGTTCTGGAATTTGTGGAATTTATGTAAAAGAAATAGCAGAAACAAAAGTAATGCAGGTCAAATCTCTGGCAAAAACCAATGGATTTCCTTTAAGAGCTACAATGGAAAGAGTTTAA
- a CDS encoding AAA family ATPase, translated as MISKELGILIGRGYALAKEQHSEYLTVEHIFISMLNDPLCSKMLQELGLDVDQALIDTNEYLIKHLIKTKKISESNPVETVAVSKIFTDMLMHAESSGKTSVNYGDLLASLLSYEESFSYHYLTSHDITRLDVLEYITENNDEIENESKPSTDKKSLLAEHSENLTEKARNGETDPLVGRENEIDEIIRILARKRKNNPLLVGEPGVGKTAIVEGLAQKIINGEVPDFLKEKNIYSINMSSVVAGTKYRGEFEKRLKEIIEELVSNDNNILLIDEIHNIIGTGSTTGSLDAAGILKPILNGNKLKCIGTTTYHDFKKHLDKEKGLIRRFEKIDINEPNIEETITILIGLKNQFENFHGVKIEDDAIPAAVDLSVKYMNNKFLPDKAIDIIDDACAHVKINDKNGRICSAVISKIVSNRLAIPEQNLETEDKMLMKNLANKLKSRIFGQDKAINIVTDCIKRNRAGLGNEEKPIGSFLFTGPSGVGKTALAREIAKTLNIHFERFDMSEYMEKHTVARLIGAPAGYVGYDEGGLLTEAVRKHTHAVLLLDEIEKAHNDVLNILLQVMDSASLTDTTGIKVDFKNIILIMTSNLGSKEMGRIGFVKSDGFQTSTAVNKFFSPEFRNRLDSIVEFSQLNHEIMLSIVDKFIGELKFTLKKKKIELTITNEAREKLSTLGYSDSLGARPMERVIAQKVRDRLTDEILFGKLVNGGLVEVDLTDNEIDVRIKD; from the coding sequence ATGATAAGTAAAGAATTGGGAATATTGATTGGTAGGGGATATGCTCTTGCCAAGGAACAACATAGTGAATATTTAACGGTTGAACATATTTTTATATCTATGTTGAATGATCCTCTATGTAGTAAAATGCTTCAGGAATTGGGACTTGATGTAGACCAGGCTTTGATAGACACAAATGAGTATCTTATAAAACATTTGATAAAAACAAAAAAAATATCGGAATCAAATCCAGTTGAGACTGTTGCTGTTAGTAAAATTTTTACAGATATGTTGATGCATGCAGAAAGTTCAGGTAAGACTTCTGTTAATTATGGTGATCTTCTTGCGAGTTTATTATCCTATGAAGAGAGCTTTTCTTACCATTATCTAACCAGTCACGATATTACTAGACTCGACGTTTTGGAGTATATCACAGAAAATAATGATGAAATAGAGAATGAATCAAAACCTTCGACAGATAAAAAATCCCTTCTGGCAGAGCACTCTGAAAATCTTACTGAAAAAGCAAGAAACGGTGAAACAGATCCTCTGGTTGGTAGAGAAAATGAGATTGATGAAATTATAAGAATACTTGCCAGAAAAAGAAAAAATAATCCATTATTAGTTGGAGAGCCTGGTGTTGGTAAAACCGCAATTGTTGAGGGTTTGGCACAAAAAATTATCAATGGGGAAGTTCCAGATTTCTTGAAAGAAAAAAATATATATTCGATAAATATGAGTTCCGTTGTTGCCGGAACAAAATACAGAGGTGAATTTGAAAAGCGTTTAAAAGAAATTATTGAAGAACTGGTTTCAAATGACAATAATATTCTTTTGATTGATGAGATTCACAATATCATTGGAACTGGTTCAACGACTGGTTCATTGGATGCAGCCGGTATTTTAAAGCCAATACTAAATGGTAACAAATTAAAATGTATTGGAACAACAACTTATCATGATTTTAAAAAACATCTTGATAAAGAGAAAGGTTTGATTCGTAGATTTGAAAAAATTGATATAAATGAGCCAAATATCGAAGAAACGATTACCATTTTAATAGGTCTGAAAAATCAGTTTGAAAATTTTCATGGGGTTAAAATTGAAGATGATGCAATACCTGCAGCAGTTGACCTTTCTGTTAAATATATGAATAATAAGTTTTTACCAGATAAAGCTATTGATATCATTGACGACGCATGTGCCCACGTAAAAATTAATGATAAAAACGGAAGAATTTGTAGTGCAGTGATCTCAAAAATAGTCTCTAATAGATTGGCAATTCCTGAGCAAAATCTAGAAACCGAAGATAAAATGCTAATGAAAAATTTAGCTAACAAATTAAAATCCAGAATATTTGGACAAGACAAGGCTATCAATATCGTAACTGATTGCATAAAAAGAAATAGAGCTGGATTGGGAAATGAAGAAAAACCTATTGGTTCATTTTTATTTACAGGTCCAAGTGGTGTTGGTAAAACTGCTTTAGCTAGGGAAATTGCCAAAACTTTAAATATTCATTTTGAAAGATTTGACATGAGTGAATATATGGAAAAACACACTGTGGCAAGGTTGATTGGAGCTCCGGCAGGTTATGTAGGATACGATGAAGGAGGTCTTTTAACTGAAGCGGTGAGGAAACACACTCATGCAGTCTTACTTTTGGATGAGATTGAAAAAGCACACAATGATGTTTTAAATATTTTACTTCAAGTTATGGACAGTGCGTCTCTTACAGATACAACAGGAATAAAAGTTGATTTTAAGAATATAATTCTCATTATGACTTCAAATTTAGGTTCCAAAGAGATGGGAAGAATCGGATTTGTCAAATCTGATGGGTTTCAGACTTCCACTGCAGTTAATAAATTTTTCTCTCCTGAGTTTAGAAACAGACTTGATTCGATAGTCGAGTTTTCTCAACTTAATCATGAAATTATGCTTTCCATAGTTGATAAATTTATTGGAGAATTGAAGTTTACTTTAAAAAAGAAGAAAATTGAACTCACAATAACTAATGAAGCTAGAGAGAAACTATCAACTCTTGGCTATTCTGATTCTCTAGGTGCAAGACCAATGGAAAGAGTAATAGCACAAAAAGTTAGAGATAGATTAACTGATGAAATTCTTTTTGGAAAATTGGTAAATGGCGGTTTGGTTGAAGTTGATCTTACAGATAATGAAATAGATGTGAGGATAAAGGATTGA
- a CDS encoding leucyl/phenylalanyl-tRNA--protein transferase: MIFRLIKDPFFPDPELSEEDGLLAIGGDLSVQRLVNAYGSGIFPWYNEGTEILWWSPNPRFVIKMEDFTVRKSLRKFLLRSKYTVTFNKQFEKVIRSCSKVERAGQDGTWIIEDMIRAYTKLHKKGYAISVEVMDENELIGGLYGVILGKMFAGESMFSNREYASQVGFVALYNVLKENGFHFIDCQVSTDHLKQFGAKEIERKEFLKMLKFAIES, encoded by the coding sequence TTGATTTTCAGACTGATTAAAGATCCATTTTTCCCTGATCCTGAACTTAGTGAAGAGGATGGCCTTTTAGCTATTGGTGGTGATCTTTCGGTTCAACGACTGGTAAATGCCTATGGAAGTGGAATATTCCCGTGGTACAACGAAGGTACAGAGATATTATGGTGGTCACCAAATCCAAGATTTGTTATTAAAATGGAGGATTTTACTGTAAGAAAATCACTTCGTAAATTTTTATTAAGATCAAAATATACTGTTACATTCAATAAGCAATTTGAAAAAGTCATACGCTCCTGCAGTAAGGTTGAAAGAGCTGGTCAAGACGGTACTTGGATAATTGAGGATATGATAAGGGCTTATACTAAACTTCATAAAAAGGGATATGCAATCTCAGTTGAGGTAATGGATGAAAATGAACTAATTGGTGGTTTGTATGGTGTAATACTTGGAAAAATGTTTGCTGGAGAGTCAATGTTTTCAAATAGAGAATATGCTTCTCAGGTTGGTTTTGTTGCTCTTTATAATGTTTTAAAAGAAAATGGGTTTCATTTCATTGATTGTCAGGTTTCTACAGACCATTTAAAGCAATTTGGTGCAAAAGAGATTGAAAGAAAAGAATTTTTAAAGATGTTAAAATTTGCAATTGAGAGTTAA
- a CDS encoding DUF452 family protein produces MKERIIFFNGWGMDQNVINHFCSGDYEIFSFDSYHHDETVKKISQLDNNHVNHLIAFSLGVYMASFLLENSNLNFKTSTAINGTLKPYDENYGISPDIFDKTIENWSIAGKNSFNKRMIKFDHLLGKYLSIQPSRSLEDQKSELIYIRNLIKNHPAPRNIFSLALVGDQDRIFPAMNQIEFWDSCSRHKIIESPHFPFFSFKNFTQLMEFIKNC; encoded by the coding sequence TTGAAAGAGAGAATAATTTTTTTTAATGGCTGGGGCATGGATCAAAATGTCATCAATCATTTTTGCAGTGGTGATTATGAAATATTTAGCTTTGATTCTTATCATCATGATGAGACTGTAAAAAAAATATCTCAACTGGATAATAATCATGTAAATCATTTAATAGCTTTTTCTTTAGGTGTTTACATGGCATCATTTTTATTGGAAAATAGTAATCTGAATTTTAAAACTTCCACGGCTATAAATGGTACGTTGAAACCATATGATGAAAATTATGGGATATCACCAGATATATTCGATAAAACAATAGAAAATTGGTCTATAGCAGGTAAAAATAGTTTTAATAAAAGAATGATAAAATTTGATCATTTGTTGGGGAAGTATCTTTCTATTCAACCATCCAGATCATTGGAAGACCAAAAGAGTGAACTAATTTACATCCGAAATTTGATTAAAAACCACCCAGCTCCACGAAACATCTTTAGTCTAGCACTTGTAGGTGATCAGGATAGAATTTTTCCTGCGATGAATCAAATTGAGTTTTGGGATAGTTGTTCCAGACATAAAATAATAGAATCTCCGCATTTTCCATTTTTTAGTTTTAAAAATTTTACTCAACTTATGGAGTTTATTAAGAATTGTTAA
- the bioC gene encoding malonyl-ACP O-methyltransferase BioC has protein sequence MLKEYFKIDKELVKTKFQNCLETYHDEAIVQKKIAENLFFMINEKIQQADRILEIGCGSGFLTDKLVKSFPESFFFINDIVDEYINVVERLNNKKMMYICEDMDIMEIPENLDLVVSASAIQWSDDLAKLISRVSKKLRKGGYFIFSSFGFRNFYQISDLAESSLKYFSRDELEEMMSDFTNFEYSCEEITIYFDKAIDILRHQKNTGVNALPLKEMNAGKLMKFLREYEQKYSSVDGVPLTYNPIYIAARKND, from the coding sequence TTGTTAAAAGAGTATTTTAAAATTGATAAAGAGCTTGTGAAAACAAAATTTCAGAACTGCTTAGAGACTTATCATGATGAGGCGATTGTCCAAAAAAAAATTGCTGAAAATCTTTTTTTTATGATAAATGAAAAAATTCAGCAAGCTGATAGAATTCTTGAAATTGGATGTGGTAGTGGGTTTTTGACAGACAAATTGGTGAAGAGTTTTCCTGAATCATTTTTTTTTATCAATGATATAGTTGATGAATATATCAATGTTGTCGAAAGACTAAATAATAAAAAGATGATGTATATTTGTGAAGATATGGATATTATGGAAATACCTGAAAATCTTGATCTAGTTGTTTCTGCGTCTGCAATTCAATGGTCTGATGATCTTGCAAAGTTGATCTCCAGAGTATCTAAAAAATTGAGAAAAGGTGGTTATTTCATTTTTTCAAGTTTTGGATTTCGTAACTTTTATCAAATTAGTGATTTAGCTGAAAGTAGTTTAAAATATTTTTCCAGAGATGAGCTTGAAGAGATGATGTCTGATTTTACAAATTTTGAGTATTCTTGTGAAGAGATTACCATCTATTTCGATAAAGCCATAGACATTTTGAGACATCAGAAAAACACAGGTGTAAATGCCCTGCCCCTAAAAGAGATGAATGCTGGAAAACTTATGAAGTTTTTAAGGGAATACGAGCAGAAGTATTCTTCTGTCGATGGAGTCCCATTGACGTACAATCCTATATATATTGCAGCGAGAAAAAATGATTAG
- the bioD gene encoding dethiobiotin synthase has protein sequence MIRFVTGIDTDSGKSVVTGLLYRYLLNNNIIAITIKPIQTGCNDISEDIETHRRIAEIDLLDIDKLGETSSYIFKFPASPHLAAKLEGKVIDKNKIINDIKRLSENFDEVIVEGAGGLYVPITEDYGTVDLIKELGNIGVILITSSKVGSINHTILTIKAIIQEKLQLEAIIYNEYPLSNSPIIEDSYRMIDNFREKNCPNVKLYRVKNINERTDYDFSDLFLKNGV, from the coding sequence ATGATTAGATTTGTAACAGGTATTGATACCGATTCTGGTAAAAGTGTAGTTACAGGACTACTTTACAGATATCTCTTAAATAATAATATAATCGCTATAACCATAAAGCCTATTCAAACGGGTTGTAATGATATTAGCGAAGATATAGAGACTCACAGAAGAATAGCTGAAATAGATTTACTAGATATTGATAAATTAGGTGAGACTTCTTCCTATATTTTCAAATTCCCTGCTTCTCCCCATTTAGCAGCCAAACTCGAAGGTAAAGTGATTGATAAAAACAAAATTATAAACGATATAAAAAGATTATCCGAAAATTTTGATGAAGTAATTGTGGAAGGGGCTGGAGGTTTGTACGTTCCTATAACAGAAGACTATGGAACTGTCGACCTAATAAAAGAACTTGGCAATATTGGAGTAATTTTGATAACATCATCTAAAGTTGGAAGTATAAATCATACTATCTTGACAATTAAAGCCATTATACAGGAAAAACTTCAACTTGAAGCAATAATTTATAATGAATACCCGCTTAGTAATAGTCCAATAATTGAAGATTCCTATAGAATGATTGATAATTTTAGAGAAAAAAATTGCCCAAACGTAAAATTATACAGAGTAAAGAATATAAATGAGAGAACTGATTATGATTTTTCAGATCTGTTCTTAAAAAATGGAGTTTAG